TTTTTTTTTTTTTTGCCACGCTCAATTTATAAGAATTCTATTTATTTCTATTTAATAGGCGTGAAATTCTTTAAAAAAAATGCTGTCAAAGCACGAAATAATAATAAAGTGTTTTTTTTTACTTAACAAAATTTTTATACATTTAACCGAGCAACCCCTAAAATTTTTATACATTTAACCGAGCAAAAATTATACATTTAACCTAGATTATACATTTTTAAAAAAGCATAATTTTACTAGGTGGAGTGTATAAATATATTATTATTTTATTATATTATTATACACTCCACCTAGCATTTTTATACATTGACAAATAAGTATAAAAATGCTATAAGTCTAAAAAATAAAAAGGCTAAAAATGAAAAATTATAAAATGACTGAAATGCCAAATGGCGCAATAAGAGTAGAGTTAGACCCATTAAGCGATGAACGAAAAGAGCTCTTAAAACTCTACAAAGAAAATGCTTTTATTAAAGGATACACGGAAAAAAGCGAATATAATTTAACAGCGCTTGATTATAAGCTTTTTGATTTAATCTACAAACTTACAGGCGATAAAGTGCGTTTTTGGGGGAAAGATGAAAAACAAAGAGCCAAAACAATACCAAACCAACATTTAAAGCTAGAAATCAGCCAAAATGTAGTGGCAGAGCTTTTAGAGCTTAAAAAAGATAAAAATAACACTTGGAAAAGGGACATAGAAAAAAGCTTAACAAGACTTAGCAAACAATCATTTATTTTGCGTGATTATGTAGATAAGGATTTAGGCCATTTAGAATTTTATAGAGTTACTTTGATAGCATTGCCAAAAATGAAAAAAATAGATGAAAGTGGTAAAAATGATATTATAGAAATAATCGTGCCTGACATTATAGTGTTAAGTGCTTGGAGAGCTTGGAAATATACACCACTAATTCTAAACGAAATAAACAAGGTAAATTCTAAATATGCTTTGAGATTATTTGAATATATAAAAATGATTGAAAGCTATCAAATAAAAAATCTAGGAATAAAAAAGCTAGATTTTTTAGATATTTGCT
The Campylobacter magnus DNA segment above includes these coding regions:
- a CDS encoding RepB family plasmid replication initiator protein, which produces MKNYKMTEMPNGAIRVELDPLSDERKELLKLYKENAFIKGYTEKSEYNLTALDYKLFDLIYKLTGDKVRFWGKDEKQRAKTIPNQHLKLEISQNVVAELLELKKDKNNTWKRDIEKSLTRLSKQSFILRDYVDKDLGHLEFYRVTLIALPKMKKIDESGKNDIIEIIVPDIIVLSAWRAWKYTPLILNEINKVNSKYALRLFEYIKMIESYQIKNLGIKKLDFLDICFDELRFIFDKPKVKNISTLFQSIRFEKVVMPELNKILMCDYEYFKKDKKITLNFKVPFIPKEFKEPSLFNDDGQPNEKFLKETKEQKC